Proteins encoded by one window of Xiphophorus couchianus chromosome 13, X_couchianus-1.0, whole genome shotgun sequence:
- the sacm1la gene encoding phosphatidylinositol-3-phosphatase SAC1-A isoform X2, whose protein sequence is MATAYERYNLHTTPEKFFIEACDEGTDAVLVIDRVSNEMTLTGRNDIPPSAVTRPICGIMGTLRLVAGMYLIVITRKRNVGNLLGHAVWKAVDFDVISYKKTVLHLSEIQADQRFVWNGNLLRELAGQPELHRFALPVIHGFIVMKPCRINGKIFEWILISRRSCFRAGVRYYVRGIDSEGHAANFVETEQIVLYEGAKASFVQTRGSMPFYWSQRPNLKYKPKPVISKTMNHMDGFQRHFDSQLLIYGKQTVLNLVNQKGSEKPLEEEFAKMSSGLNNGMLNYLAFDFHKECSHMRWDRLQILVDAVAETQDEYSYFMVNSDGKTLTQQKGVFRSNCMDCLDRTNVIQSLLARRSLQSQLQRMGVLNVGQRIEEQAEFEKVYKNAWADNANACAVQYAGTGALKTDFTRTGKRTRWGLLMDGWNSMIRYYKNNFSDGFRQDAIDLFLGNFAVDESEGPTPLRMKKDWKFLTLPIVMLVAFSMCIVSLLLAGDTWTETLAYVMFWGSASAITATVILFNGQDFVDAPKLVHKEKMD, encoded by the exons ATGGCGACTGCCTATGAGAGATACAATTT GCACACGACCCCTGAAAAGTTCTTCATTGAGGCCTGTGATGAAGGAACTGATGCTGTCCTGGTCATTGACCGGGTTTCAAATGAGATGACCCTCACAG GTAGAAATGATATTCCTCCCTCTGCTGTCACCAGACCTATTTGTGGGATCATGGGAACTCTTCGTCTGGTTGCAG GGATGTACCTGATTGTCATCACCAGGAAGAGGAATGTAGGCAACCTCCTAGGCCATGCTGTGTGGAAGGCTGTGGACTTTGATGTGATATCCTATAAGAAGACGGTGCTACATCTCTCAGAGATCCAG GCAGACCAGAGATTTGTCTGGAATGGTAACCTTTTAAGAGAACTTGCTGGACAGCCTGAG CTTCACAGATTTGCACTACCTGTTATTCATGGAT TCATTGTTATGAAGCCATGCCGTATAAATGGGAAGATCTTTGAGTGGATCCTCATTTCCAGGAGAAGCTGCTTCCGGGCTGGTGTGAGATACTATGTTAGAG GTATTGACTCTGAAGGCCACGCTGCTAACTTTGTGGAGACTGAGCAGATAGTTCTGTATGAGGGAGCAAAGGCTTCCTTTGTACAG ACACGAGGCTCTATGCCGTTTTACTGGAGCCAGAGGCCCAATCTGAAGTACAAGCCTAAACCTGTAATCAGCAAAACCATGAATCAT ATGGATGGTTTCCAGAGGCACTTTGACTCACAACTACTCATCTATGGAAAACAAACTGTTCTGAACCTG GTGAATCAAAAAGGATCAGAGAAGCCACTGGAAGAGGAGTTTGCCAAGATGTCGTCTGGTCTCAACAATGGTATGCTCAA CTACTTGGCCTTCGATTTTCACAAAGAGTGCAGTCACATGAGATGGGACCGTCTTCAGATCCTAGTGGATGCTGTTGCAGAGACACAAGATGAATACAG CTACTTTATGGTGAACTCAGATGGAAAGACACTGACCCAGCAGAAAGGAGTTTTCAGGAGTAATTGCATGGACTGCCTAGACAGGACCAATGTCATTCAGAGCCTGCTGGCCAGACGTTCACTTCAGTCACAGCTTCAG AGAATGGGAGTTCTAAATGTGGGTCAGCGCATTGAAGAGCAGGCCGAGTTTGAAAAAGTCTACAAAAATG CTTGGGCTGACAATGCCAATGCATGTGCTGTGCAGTATGCTGGGACTGGAgctttaaaaacagactttacGAG GACAGGGAAGAGGACCAGGTGGGGACTGCTGATGGATGGCTGGAACTCCATGATTCGCTactacaaaaacaacttttcagatGGATTCAGACAG GATGCTATTGACCTTTTCCTGGGTAACTTTGCTGTTGATGAGTCAGAGGGACCCACTCCTCTTCGTATGAAGAAGGACTGGAAGTTCCTAACG cTTCCCATCGTCATGCTGGTTGCATTCTCCATGTgcattgtttctcttcttctgGCTG
- the sacm1la gene encoding phosphatidylinositol-3-phosphatase SAC1-A isoform X1 encodes MATAYERYNLHTTPEKFFIEACDEGTDAVLVIDRVSNEMTLTGRNDIPPSAVTRPICGIMGTLRLVAGMYLIVITRKRNVGNLLGHAVWKAVDFDVISYKKTVLHLSEIQSQENKTFLAMINNVLNTDGFYFCTDFDLTHTLQRLANTSPDFQEMSLLERADQRFVWNGNLLRELAGQPELHRFALPVIHGFIVMKPCRINGKIFEWILISRRSCFRAGVRYYVRGIDSEGHAANFVETEQIVLYEGAKASFVQTRGSMPFYWSQRPNLKYKPKPVISKTMNHMDGFQRHFDSQLLIYGKQTVLNLVNQKGSEKPLEEEFAKMSSGLNNGMLNYLAFDFHKECSHMRWDRLQILVDAVAETQDEYSYFMVNSDGKTLTQQKGVFRSNCMDCLDRTNVIQSLLARRSLQSQLQRMGVLNVGQRIEEQAEFEKVYKNAWADNANACAVQYAGTGALKTDFTRTGKRTRWGLLMDGWNSMIRYYKNNFSDGFRQDAIDLFLGNFAVDESEGPTPLRMKKDWKFLTLPIVMLVAFSMCIVSLLLAGDTWTETLAYVMFWGSASAITATVILFNGQDFVDAPKLVHKEKMD; translated from the exons ATGGCGACTGCCTATGAGAGATACAATTT GCACACGACCCCTGAAAAGTTCTTCATTGAGGCCTGTGATGAAGGAACTGATGCTGTCCTGGTCATTGACCGGGTTTCAAATGAGATGACCCTCACAG GTAGAAATGATATTCCTCCCTCTGCTGTCACCAGACCTATTTGTGGGATCATGGGAACTCTTCGTCTGGTTGCAG GGATGTACCTGATTGTCATCACCAGGAAGAGGAATGTAGGCAACCTCCTAGGCCATGCTGTGTGGAAGGCTGTGGACTTTGATGTGATATCCTATAAGAAGACGGTGCTACATCTCTCAGAGATCCAG tCTCAGGAGAATAAGACCTTCCTGGCTATGATTAACAATGTGCTGAATACAGATGGCTTCTACTTTTGCACTGACTTTGACCTAACACACACGCTGCAGCGACTGGCCAACACCAGTCCTGACTTCCAGGAGATGAGTCTGCTGGAGAGG GCAGACCAGAGATTTGTCTGGAATGGTAACCTTTTAAGAGAACTTGCTGGACAGCCTGAG CTTCACAGATTTGCACTACCTGTTATTCATGGAT TCATTGTTATGAAGCCATGCCGTATAAATGGGAAGATCTTTGAGTGGATCCTCATTTCCAGGAGAAGCTGCTTCCGGGCTGGTGTGAGATACTATGTTAGAG GTATTGACTCTGAAGGCCACGCTGCTAACTTTGTGGAGACTGAGCAGATAGTTCTGTATGAGGGAGCAAAGGCTTCCTTTGTACAG ACACGAGGCTCTATGCCGTTTTACTGGAGCCAGAGGCCCAATCTGAAGTACAAGCCTAAACCTGTAATCAGCAAAACCATGAATCAT ATGGATGGTTTCCAGAGGCACTTTGACTCACAACTACTCATCTATGGAAAACAAACTGTTCTGAACCTG GTGAATCAAAAAGGATCAGAGAAGCCACTGGAAGAGGAGTTTGCCAAGATGTCGTCTGGTCTCAACAATGGTATGCTCAA CTACTTGGCCTTCGATTTTCACAAAGAGTGCAGTCACATGAGATGGGACCGTCTTCAGATCCTAGTGGATGCTGTTGCAGAGACACAAGATGAATACAG CTACTTTATGGTGAACTCAGATGGAAAGACACTGACCCAGCAGAAAGGAGTTTTCAGGAGTAATTGCATGGACTGCCTAGACAGGACCAATGTCATTCAGAGCCTGCTGGCCAGACGTTCACTTCAGTCACAGCTTCAG AGAATGGGAGTTCTAAATGTGGGTCAGCGCATTGAAGAGCAGGCCGAGTTTGAAAAAGTCTACAAAAATG CTTGGGCTGACAATGCCAATGCATGTGCTGTGCAGTATGCTGGGACTGGAgctttaaaaacagactttacGAG GACAGGGAAGAGGACCAGGTGGGGACTGCTGATGGATGGCTGGAACTCCATGATTCGCTactacaaaaacaacttttcagatGGATTCAGACAG GATGCTATTGACCTTTTCCTGGGTAACTTTGCTGTTGATGAGTCAGAGGGACCCACTCCTCTTCGTATGAAGAAGGACTGGAAGTTCCTAACG cTTCCCATCGTCATGCTGGTTGCATTCTCCATGTgcattgtttctcttcttctgGCTG